The following nucleotide sequence is from Siniperca chuatsi isolate FFG_IHB_CAS linkage group LG2, ASM2008510v1, whole genome shotgun sequence.
TGAACCCCTTGAAGAAATACAAATGTCATTAACAGTAGAGACAACAGTGCAGGAAAAATCAATGGAAACCATGCTGGAAGAAATAAACACATCTAACACTGCTAAGACTGAAGAAGTCAGTGATCAAGTCAAAGAAAATGCACATGTTGACACACTTGTTGGAATCTCAGAGTTAAATAGTTCAATTTTATATCCAAGTTTAACAGTAGATCAACAGCTAATCAACCAATCAAATTCCACAGAGATGCCAGAAGAAGAACTTCCCAGTGCGtattctgaaaaagaaaatgaggaaagaGATGAGGACACTGAATTGTTAAGGTCGGATGGAAATTTACAGGACAACTATTTGGGGAGTGAGTCACCTTTGAAATCAGAAGATATTGAGTCGGAGATatccacagacaaacacagcctCAGAGAACATACAGAACATGAATGCAGTGTTGAGCAAGCAGATTTTTCATCACCAAAACAGGACTTGCCCACAGATGAGGAACAAAATGAGATTTTCATCTTATCTACAGTCAGAGGTGGTCATCAGTCAGAGGATGCTGTAAACAAAGTGCATGAACAGGAGTTTGAGCCAACACAAATGCAAGAAACTGATTACTCCTCCGAAAGTATGACACATGATGCCACAGAAAATCCAGTAATCATTTCCGGAAACCTAATAGACCAAGCTGACATCAGTGACACATACCAATCTGAGTTGATTGGGAAAAGCACTAATGATTCTGCTACCAAGCAGGAAGATTCAAATCCTGATGACAAACATGATGACCATcctacaaaagaaaacaacttcGAGGCTTTAGACCACCGAAATGAGGATTATCATGTATATGATACAGAGAAACCACAGATCAGCAACGTGGAAAGAGTAGACACTGCACTTGGTCAGGTGTATGAGGGCGGAGGCCGAGTAGAGGATGATATAAAACCCAGTGCTGAACAAACAGGTCATCAGGAGGAGGTAGGACTCTTCTCTGAAACGGAGGAGAGCGAATCTTCTTTACAAACCCTGCAACCAGAAATACATACTCCTTTGGACTCCCAACCTCAGCAAACTGACACCGGCTTCAACCCCATTGGGAACAGAAGGAAACTGGGGTCTAGCCGTAGAAATAAAGGAAGACAGCATACCAAGGACTCTGTTGCTGAATCATACCACAGACATACAGAGGAAGTTGCTGGAAATACCATAGATAATGAACCCCTTGAAGAAATACAAATGTCATTAACAGTAGAGACAACAGTGCAGGAAAAATCAATGGAAACCATGCTGGAAGaaataaacactgacactgCTAAGACTGAAGAAGTCAGTGATCAAGTCAAAGAAAATGCACATGTTGACACACTTGTTGGCAAGCTAACTAGTTTGCATTCAAGTTTAACAGTAGATCAACAGCTAATCAACCAATCAAATTCCACAGAGATGCCAGAAGAAGAACTTCCCAATGTGTattctgaaacagaaaaagaaaatgaggaaagaGACGAGGTCGCTGAATTGTTAAAGCTGGATAGAAATTTACAGGACATCATTTTGGTGAGTGAGTCACATTTAAAATCAGAAGATAAAGAGTATTCGATCACACAAGAGATCACCACAGAAAAAAGCAGCCCTGGAGAACATACTGAAGCTGAATGCGGTGTTGAGCAAGCAGAGTTGAAAGAGGAGTTGACTCCAAATGAGGAACAAAAAGAGCATGTTAACTTATCTCATGTCAGAGGAGCTCGGCATTCAGAGAATGTTGTAAATGAAGAGGAGGTTAAGCCAATACAAATGCAAGAAAGGCCTCAAATGGATTATTCTTCAGTTAAGGAGAGCAAATCTTCTTTACAAACACTGAAGTCAGAAATGAATGCTTCTTTGGACTCCCAACTTCTGGACAATTCTCAGGGTATCAAAGAGCAAACTCACGCAGGCTTCAAGTCCACAGGAAACAGAAGGAAATTGGGGTCAAGCCGAAGAAATAAAGGAAGACAGCATGTCTGTGTTACTGAAACATACAACGAACCTGAAGAAGATTTTGTAGAAAATACGAGAGGTGATGAAGTCcttgaaacaacaaaaatgtcattagGAACGGCAATGAGGCAGGAAGAATTAAAAGAGCAAATTGACCTAGACCTCAAACCTGCtaaggaaataagaaaaattgGATCAACTGTAAATGTCAAAGAAAAGACACCAGAAGAAGACACAATTTTGTCACATAATGTTATGGACAACAGTACAATTGTGACAACAAACAGTACTTCAAGATCAGGCAAAGATGACTTTGTCAAATCCAGTAAGGACGTCACTGAGGAAGGAAAGAATTTCATGAAAGAGCCTAAGAATTCAAGTGAACTAACAAGAGATGACACCGTTAAAATGGACTCTATACAATGGAAAGATGATTCAGACATACAGAATATCTCATATCATGATGACAACGTGACTTCCAGGTCAATCGCTTTGAACGTTCTTGAGCAAGAAGAAGCCTTTCTGGTACAAAACACAGAAGCTTTATATTGTGACAAAGATTCACAGAGACAAGAAATGAATATGCAACAGACAAATGATGCAATAGAAACTGTGGAAGATGTCGCAATAAAAGACTACAATACAGAAGCGGAGAGTTTAATCATTGTACAAGTTTCTGGACAGGATGAAATTGGCAAAAGATTTGAAGATCCTACGAAGAAAGATAGTGAAGCCCAAGAAATGAATGCTTCACAGGAGATCTCACATgctgcacaaaacaaaactgacacTTTGGTTCCATTTGACATTGGTGTCAAGGAAAACTTCAAAGCAGAGCCAGCTGTGGATATGTCTGAGGAAAGTGGAATTTTTACAGCAGTGGGTGCATGTAATACCCAACAAGGGATACAAGACAAAACGGATTTAGATAACAGTGAAAATTTGCGAGGAAAATCcaaacagaagaggagaaagatggGCTCTACACGCCAGAGGAAACCAGAGGGAGGAATTgataacaaaaatgaaacaagagaAAGTGATTTTAACATAGAAGCTGACATGAGAAATCTTGAGAAGGTGGAAGAAGTGGAGGAGTTACCAATGATTGTAACCGCAGAGGTATCACAGAATGAAAATGCCAGTCCCATGTATAAAGAACAACAGGAAACTAAACAAACCAGCATTTTTCACAACAAAGGGCAAAAGCTACAAAGCAGTGCCTCTGACCCGCAGAGTATACAGAGCAATATGATGTCTGACATAGATGATTTAAAGGCTCTGCTTCCTGAGCAATCTGCCTCCCACAATGAAGAAGCTGTTAATCCTGTTACATCTGTCCATGTAGCTGAGGTAAGGGATAGTGAGAGAAATGTCACATCACACCTAGATCAGAAGCTAGATTCAAATACTGAAGACGCTACAAACAGTGGTATCACAGGAGGGAGCTTTGTGTCTTTACGTGAGAGTACACAAAATGATGAGGAAAGGCCAGAGAGTGTAAAGGTAATACAGGACCAAGCTTTGAAATCTGTAGAGGCACCAGTTGTGGCTGTGGCAGATTTGGAAATAGTGCAATCTGTAGtcagaggaggagctggagaagagCATAAGAATGTCCAGGCTTGTATACAAGAGCCGTGCAACGTGAATGAAGTATATTACGATAAAAATATCGAGATGAAGAATGCAAGTCCCAATTTAAATTCGACCAATAGGAGAAGAAAGATGGGCTCCACCCGCAGGAATCTCAGCTCACAAACCAAAGGGGAAGACTTGCATCAAAAGCAGTTGGTGGATAATGAGGCAACAGAGATCACAACAAATGCTGGAGATGTAAAGACTGAAAGTTTCTCAGGCATCAAAGAAAAAGAGCTACAATTTCAAATAGAACACGACAGTGACTctgaacaaaggaaggaaaaagtATTTGAAACAGTGGAGTACAGCCACACTGGGTCTCACTTCAAACCTCCAGCTCACCAGACATTTGAAGAAAATCTTGTTTCTCATGGCAAACTAGTAGAAACAGAGCATCAGCTACCCCCCAGTTATCTCCCTGCAATACCATCCATTTCCCCCAAACATGATGTAATGTCCGAATCAGCATCTGgtaggagaagaagaaaaatgggaTCTCACCGGAAGTCACATGGACACCAAAACATTGAAAACCAAACTGCAAGAGGGGACAGGATAACAGATACACAAAATGGGAGAGATGTCAGAAGTATCACAGATGAAAGTGCCGTCAAGACAACTGAAGAAGAATCGCTGGGcctggacaaaatattagaggTAAGCAGCAAAGAGTAGggttttttgtgtaatttgtgttctttttttttaatcaaataatttctAGTAGGAATCTTCAATTATGATTGTTTCACATTGTACTTAAACTGATGAACAGACAGTTGTTTGCACTGCATTTCACTAAGCTTTTAGCAATTAGTTATGACTAGTTCTTAGTGAACTTTCTAAACATTGTATAGCTTTATTGTATTTATAATTCCGTGCCTTCAGCATGAAGTAGATGGTTGTCATCAGACAATTGGCTGTGTTCTTTTGCACAGTAAGTCTGTTGTGCTGTACTTCTCATTTGGATAAAACCTCTTGCACACTGGTCATGTGTTTGTTgcaagaagaacaaaattatAAAAGGAACCAAAATGAGGAACATGCAAGCCACACTACAAGTTTCTCATGGTGAAAAGGAGAACATAAACATGTATGACTTCTTGATCTTAATGGTggtgtgtatttttgtcttttatgcaCTTACGTAGATCTAAATGACAGCCAGTCAAGAAGCTATGGCAATCAGCTACCTAAAAGCACATCAGGCAAATAAGATCGTCAGGAGAAAATAGTagtgtacatttatttaatgacaaaaatagCCTTTTTTTCAGGCACCAATTATGTAAAAGCCCTTTTACTTTTCCTTTGCATAAAATGTCATAGTTTAGTGGttttaacattacattgttGTTACACACATATTAGTAGGAGTACAAACAGTACACATTCCTGAAAATCTGATAATATCCTCATATAAAACTTCACAAGACAAACACCTCACTTGCTGTGTGCCAGAGGATTATTCATGGGAAACCTGTCAAATACAAAGCTTAGACTTAATATAAAACTCACAGATTGAATTGAAATCTGCAATCAAAGTAGAATCGCCCTCAAAGTCACCTCATGATTgatatgtttttgtctttgcaggTTGATGAAAGTTACAAGAAAGCATCTTCCAGCATAAGCACCTCAAAGGCAGGAAAGCACTCAAGGCCTGTGAGGTAAATCCGACGCTGAGGTTCAAGAAAGATATAAACACTGCCACCTTGTTGTCTTCTCACAGTAAAGTGTTGATCTACCTGGTTGGGTTACTGGGTTGGACCAACTATCAGTAAAATTCTATTGCAgcttaattaatttaatcacaGGCACACTGGATATATACAGCAATGAACAATCAACTATAACCTCAGCCACTAAAAATATCATTGTAGAAAGTCTGGTTTCGTATGTAACTGCACAAGATAATCAGAATCAGTAAACAATGATTATATCAAGATCTGCTGCTGAATTTCTGTCCACATAGTTTTAAGACAAAGTACAATATCTGATAGCCATTTAATCCTATTGTAATATTGTACTGTTCTGCATCAGTTTTTTAACTAATCTGGAAATGACTACTTAGAACAAAGAGTTACCATCAATCTTCTAAAGtcagtttaaaatgaaacaatccaTTGAAGATGTTTTTCCACTCATCCGTGTGACTCATCCAAGAGGGCTAAGCCTCTGGCTCATGCAAGTCTACACTTATCCTCATGCACACAGTATAGTACAGACAATATGTAGTACAAACTCTATGAACAGGTTTGTTTTGTCAGGATGTTAGTGACATCATTGGTTTGTTATCCAGCTTCCCAACAGGCTGATTATCGGTCTATAGTGAGTTCACTGCTGGTCTGAgtaaggagaaaagagagatagaCGTGATGTGGTGTGTTATTCTGATGCACAATGAAACCAGCTTAAAAGATGAGGTACAACCACAATCGTTACAAATAATCATTTGTCCCTCTATCACTTAAACTTTTGAACAGGCAGCTAATGGAGGACAGACAATAACATCTAATTATTGTGAGATGAGTGTTTGTATGCTTGTATGTGAAGGAGGTATCTTTTGGAATCcttgtatttttaactgtgtttgcaagagtgttttttttaattaaagtgtcTTTTGTGACATGTCTAATTTTATGCAGCAATTTCTTTGATCCAAGACAGTTTTCTCCTTTGGGAGACAATGAAAGCAACTGTGACAACAGCTttgtaatatgtatttttgtaaatattcttGCTATAAATAACAATGAGCATTCTAATATTTATTCAATGTGATTATTCATTTAAGTTGATAAAAAATGAGACGCCTGTACTTTTCTAGAGTGTCAAACATCTGACTTGAgctttaaaacacttttttgctAATTATTGCGATTTAAGTGAATGAAACAAATTCTTGTGAGATGTACACCACACACAACAGACTCaaatatatttcctttttttttaaactacataAATTCAACTTCAAATGTAAACTTGTGGTTATATTCTGTACAGTTTAACAGATTCATCTCTCAAAGAAATGCAAACATTTGGCAGGGTATACTGATGACTTACAACTAAAAACTTGCAGAATCCTAAATGTCACTAACGTTTAGTATGCCGCTGTatatgctgtgttttgtttgaactATGCTTGTTTGCCTGTTCCACAGTGAGAAGACACCTGAACATCAAAAGACGTTTTCTCTgggtaaacacaacattaatacTACACAAAGCAGAATATAGCTCAAGTATAATATGGAGAAATTTAACcataacatgttttcatttcagcagGTAATTCCAGAGGAGCAGATCTTAAATCAAACGGTTACAATGTGATAATGGTTGGAGACAGCAGTGTGGGCAAAACCTCCTTCATGAAAAGAGCTCAAAGTGGGAAGTTTTCTTTAGATATACCCATCTCTGTTGGTAAGACCCTGATCTTTATCCTATTATATTCccataaatgtgtgtaaatatacagaataatgtaacataaatacattttgtaggaCTTGATTCCTGCATGTGGACTGTGGTAGTGGATGGAAAACCTGTGGTGCTACAGTTGTGGGATACAGCAGGTCAAGAAAGGTACGTTTCTTGTTTCCTTTTACCGTACATTACTGAGACACAAATTATCACTGTTGTAATCAATCATGAACTATAAGTGAAAGCACTTTGTATTGCAGAGAATAAATATGAGTGATCCCagctttttgaaatgttttttgtctgttttcctcTTCAGGCACACAGATATTCTGACTTATGTAAGGTGATTTCCTTGCAGTATATTATATGTAGGAGAATCgtaaaaatgaatgacattgAATTAGGATAGAATCAAAGCCTAAGATACTCAACATTTCCCAGGTCATCTTTCACATTTCATCTCACCGTAAAAGTTCAGCCAATATTTGTGAAAATTAGCGACTCTCTGAAGCTACAAACACAAAACTCTAAAGTAAAAGAAATTGTGCATTCTGCCCCCTTTTTTGCAATGGGAAATAAATAGAGGCGTAAAATTGTTATCATCAACTTTATCCAGCATTAATAATAACTATTTAAGTGTTTTGGGGTCCCTCAATCTGTCACTGTTGAGGTAGATTCTATTCAATCTTGAAGCTGCcatgaaagaagaaaatttGCTTGCTTCATGTGCCTCAAGCGTCCTGATGCACGTCCTGATGACTGGTGTTGTTGCTACGGGCCCGTTGTCATTGACGCACATATAGTGGTGGCCTCGAAGCACAAAGGGACGACCtatttgctgatgaagatgtttgtttgaaatgtctGCAAGCAGAGTGGAGGTTTCTGGCACAACTGCATTGACTTCCAATGTGCATGGAGAGCGGAAATAGTCTTGTAGTATAAGgaacaactttattgtgagACCAACACATTTTTGCTGGTGGCCATCCATTAAAGTCATCCTGATGATCCTGATGAAGGCCATAAGCTGATCTAAAAGCTGACCAGATCATTCCCTGACCAATACGACGAGGTACTCTGTCAGGTCCAGCATCCTTACGAGGGTCCTCCTCATGTCTGCTGTGGGTAGGCACAGTACCTGGTCATTGGCAGGAGGGAAAGTCATAGGCAAGAAGTCATTTATCTGAAAGGGAGGCATCCCTATCAAAAGGTACATGTACAGGACAGGTTGTCCTGAGGGCTTCCTAGTCACCCAGTCTGAAGGCAGCATCCTAGGTTCTCAGCAGAGTGTACACCTCGGCAGTCAGCCAAGACTTCTGATGTACACATGTGATGATGCTTACATAAGTAACAACATCCTCTGTGCACTTGCTGTGGTAGCCAGTCAAAGACATTGTATAGATATTGGCAGCAGCCTCTCTGAACATGTGCCAGACAATGTGCTCAAAACACTCAACAGTGTTGAGAAGTCTCCATCAGGCCAGGTTGTAACCTGTTTCAGAATTGGTTTGGCACACCTAAACAATGTTTTGTATGCTCGACTTAGCACAACAGATTTGGTCCCAGCAGCAGAGGTGGGGGTAACATGCATGCAGTGTGTTGATGTCCACGTGTTCACGCCACAtgttgcatgttttttgtttttttttggaagaCATATTAGAGCTGTGTTGAAATACAGTGAAAAGGCGACTGGGGTGTACATTTCAGAAGTTCAcattatttgtcatttaaactCATTTTAACCCAGTGTAAATGTCAGGCTCCTAAGatcccatttatttatttttgctataAGAAGATATGGATTCAGATTTAGTCTGAAAGCCAACTAACCTATGATTACATTCTCTATTATCCTTCAAGGTTTCACAGCATCACAAGGCAGATTTTCCATAAAGCCCAGGCATTTCTCTTGAtgtatgacatcacttcctctcAGAGTTTTTCTGCCATCAGCTACTGGGCAGACTGTATTCAGGTATGGTGCActtaaagctgctgctgctgttggc
It contains:
- the rab44 gene encoding extracellular matrix-binding protein ebh isoform X1; its protein translation is MSARTAKKKRIGSRRQLPNQSKTDETDEFHVTDSTSVAQSHIPEENTESLNVLAYPENSQSETHRPPSPELTGNRRKLGSSRRNKRGQYVKESATESYHEDREEVEENVRCNETPETTQMSLAVHPERQEKLSQGSEHDIMSTTPDSSLYLATTPDFTNEVQSLTKTNHPEADLESLIPKSENLQADKDEYEMDCKVMSDSCKLEETKQQGIDKSDTRQYEEVKENAHLAGIFELTGVSVLSYPTVDPQLIDQSNFREMPEKELPNEYSVTEKVRKERNDDTELLRHDGNLQGSYVVSESHIESAVIQFSITPEVTTDESSPKEDTEADFSSPKQDLPTDEEQKDIFNLSTVRGAHQSEDALKKVHELEFEPTQMQETDYFSESVIHDATENFEIISASLMDQPEVSNTHQSELIVKSTNDSATKQEDSNPDDKHDDHPTKENNFEALDYRNEDYHVHDTNKPQISDMERVDTALGQVYEGEGRVEDDIKPSAEQTGHRAQEGLFSEIEESESLQTLQSEIHTPLDSQPQQTDTGFNPIGNRRKLGSSRRNKGRQHAKDSVAESYHRHTEEVAGNTIDNEPLEEIQMSLTVETTVQEKSMETMLEEINTSNTAKTEEVSDQVKENAHVDTLVGISELNSSILYPSLTVDQQLINQSNSTEMPEEELPSAYSEKENEERDEDTELLRSDGNLQDNYLGSESPLKSEDIESEISTDKHSLREHTEHECSVEQADFSSPKQDLPTDEEQNEIFILSTVRGGHQSEDAVNKVHEQEFEPTQMQETDYSSESMTHDATENPVIISGNLIDQADISDTYQSELIGKSTNDSATKQEDSNPDDKHDDHPTKENNFEALDHRNEDYHVYDTEKPQISNVERVDTALGQVYEGGGRVEDDIKPSAEQTGHQEEVGLFSETEESESSLQTLQPEIHTPLDSQPQQTDTGFNPIGNRRKLGSSRRNKGRQHTKDSVAESYHRHTEEVAGNTIDNEPLEEIQMSLTVETTVQEKSMETMLEEINTDTAKTEEVSDQVKENAHVDTLVGKLTSLHSSLTVDQQLINQSNSTEMPEEELPNVYSETEKENEERDEVAELLKLDRNLQDIILVSESHLKSEDKEYSITQEITTEKSSPGEHTEAECGVEQAELKEELTPNEEQKEHVNLSHVRGARHSENVVNEEEVKPIQMQERPQMDYSSVKESKSSLQTLKSEMNASLDSQLLDNSQGIKEQTHAGFKSTGNRRKLGSSRRNKGRQHVCVTETYNEPEEDFVENTRGDEVLETTKMSLGTAMRQEELKEQIDLDLKPAKEIRKIGSTVNVKEKTPEEDTILSHNVMDNSTIVTTNSTSRSGKDDFVKSSKDVTEEGKNFMKEPKNSSELTRDDTVKMDSIQWKDDSDIQNISYHDDNVTSRSIALNVLEQEEAFLVQNTEALYCDKDSQRQEMNMQQTNDAIETVEDVAIKDYNTEAESLIIVQVSGQDEIGKRFEDPTKKDSEAQEMNASQEISHAAQNKTDTLVPFDIGVKENFKAEPAVDMSEESGIFTAVGACNTQQGIQDKTDLDNSENLRGKSKQKRRKMGSTRQRKPEGGIDNKNETRESDFNIEADMRNLEKVEEVEELPMIVTAEVSQNENASPMYKEQQETKQTSIFHNKGQKLQSSASDPQSIQSNMMSDIDDLKALLPEQSASHNEEAVNPVTSVHVAEVRDSERNVTSHLDQKLDSNTEDATNSGITGGSFVSLRESTQNDEERPESVKVIQDQALKSVEAPVVAVADLEIVQSVVRGGAGEEHKNVQACIQEPCNVNEVYYDKNIEMKNASPNLNSTNRRRKMGSTRRNLSSQTKGEDLHQKQLVDNEATEITTNAGDVKTESFSGIKEKELQFQIEHDSDSEQRKEKVFETVEYSHTGSHFKPPAHQTFEENLVSHGKLVETEHQLPPSYLPAIPSISPKHDVMSESASGRRRRKMGSHRKSHGHQNIENQTARGDRITDTQNGRDVRSITDESAVKTTEEESLGLDKILEVDESYKKASSSISTSKAGKHSRPVSEKTPEHQKTFSLAGNSRGADLKSNGYNVIMVGDSSVGKTSFMKRAQSGKFSLDIPISVGLDSCMWTVVVDGKPVVLQLWDTAGQERFHSITRQIFHKAQAFLLMYDITSSQSFSAISYWADCIQEGAAENVTILLIGNKSDHAERQVKTQQGEILAKEYNFEFMECSAATGENVIHSLETIARMLSQKVATREEAMVLHKEPQQKKSSGCC
- the rab44 gene encoding extracellular matrix-binding protein ebh isoform X2, encoding MSARTAKKKRIGSRRQLPNQSKTDETDEFHVTDSTSVAQSHIPEENTESLNVLAYPENSQSETHRPPSPELTGNRRKLGSSRRNKRGQYVKESATESYHEDREEVEENVRCNETPETTQMSLAVHPERQEKLSQGSEHDIMSTTPDSSLYLATTPDFTNEVQSLTKTNHPEADLESLIPKSENLQADKDEYEMDCKVMSDSCKLEETKQQGIDKSDTRQYEEVKENAHLAGIFELTGVSVLSYPTVDPQLIDQSNFREMPEKELPNEYSVTEKVRKERNDDTELLRHDGNLQGSYVVSESHIESAVIQFSITPEVTTDESSPKEDTEADFSSPKQDLPTDEEQKDIFNLSTVRGAHQSEDALKKVHELEFEPTQMQETDYFSESVIHDATENFEIISASLMDQPEVSNTHQSELIVKSTNDSATKQEDSNPDDKHDDHPTKENNFEALDYRNEDYHVHDTNKPQISDMERVDTALGQVYEGEGRVEDDIKPSAEQTGHRAQEGLFSEIEESESLQTLQSEIHTPLDSQPQQTDTGFNPIGNRRKLGSSRRNKGRQHAKDSVAESYHRHTEEVAGNTIDNEPLEEIQMSLTVETTVQEKSMETMLEEINTSNTAKTEEVSDQVKENAHVDTLVGISELNSSILYPSLTVDQQLINQSNSTEMPEEELPSAYSEKENEERDEDTELLRSDGNLQDNYLGSESPLKSEDIESEISTDKHSLREHTEHECSVEQADFSSPKQDLPTDEEQNEIFILSTVRGGHQSEDAVNKVHEQEFEPTQMQETDYSSESMTHDATENPVIISGNLIDQADISDTYQSELIGKSTNDSATKQEDSNPDDKHDDHPTKENNFEALDHRNEDYHVYDTEKPQISNVERVDTALGQVYEGGGRVEDDIKPSAEQTGHQEEVGLFSETEESESSLQTLQPEIHTPLDSQPQQTDTGFNPIGNRRKLGSSRRNKGRQHTKDSVAESYHRHTEEVAGNTIDNEPLEEIQMSLTVETTVQEKSMETMLEEINTDTAKTEEVSDQVKENAHVDTLVGKLTSLHSSLTVDQQLINQSNSTEMPEEELPNVYSETEKENEERDEVAELLKLDRNLQDIILVSESHLKSEDKEYSITQEITTEKSSPGEHTEAECGVEQAELKEELTPNEEQKEHVNLSHVRGARHSENVVNEEEVKPIQMQERPQMDYSSVKESKSSLQTLKSEMNASLDSQLLDNSQGIKEQTHAGFKSTGNRRKLGSSRRNKGRQHVCVTETYNEPEEDFVENTRGDEVLETTKMSLGTAMRQEELKEQIDLDLKPAKEIRKIGSTVNVKEKTPEEDTILSHNVMDNSTIVTTNSTSRSGKDDFVKSSKDVTEEGKNFMKEPKNSSELTRDDTVKMDSIQWKDDSDIQNISYHDDNVTSRSIALNVLEQEEAFLVQNTEALYCDKDSQRQEMNMQQTNDAIETVEDVAIKDYNTEAESLIIVQVSGQDEIGKRFEDPTKKDSEAQEMNASQEISHAAQNKTDTLVPFDIGVKENFKAEPAVDMSEESGIFTAVGACNTQQGIQDKTDLDNSENLRGKSKQKRRKMGSTRQRKPEGGIDNKNETRESDFNIEADMRNLEKVEEVEELPMIVTAEVSQNENASPMYKEQQETKQTSIFHNKGQKLQSSASDPQSIQSNMMSDIDDLKALLPEQSASHNEEAVNPVTSVHVAEVRDSERNVTSHLDQKLDSNTEDATNSGITGGSFVSLRESTQNDEERPESVKVIQDQALKSVEAPVVAVADLEIVQSVVRGGAGEEHKNVQACIQEPCNVNEVYYDKNIEMKNASPNLNSTNRRRKMGSTRRNLSSQTKGEDLHQKQLVDNEATEITTNAGDVKTESFSGIKEKELQFQIEHDSDSEQRKEKVFETVEYSHTGSHFKPPAHQTFEENLVSHGKLVETEHQLPPSYLPAIPSISPKHDVMSESASGRRRRKMGSHRKSHGHQNIENQTARGDRITDTQNGRDVRSITDESAVKTTEEESLGLDKILEVDESYKKASSSISTSKAGKHSRPVSEKTPEHQKTFSLGNSRGADLKSNGYNVIMVGDSSVGKTSFMKRAQSGKFSLDIPISVGLDSCMWTVVVDGKPVVLQLWDTAGQERFHSITRQIFHKAQAFLLMYDITSSQSFSAISYWADCIQEGAAENVTILLIGNKSDHAERQVKTQQGEILAKEYNFEFMECSAATGENVIHSLETIARMLSQKVATREEAMVLHKEPQQKKSSGCC